A segment of the Candidatus Methylarchaceae archaeon HK02M2 genome:
AACTACTACTTGAAAATCCTTTAATTGCTTCTAGAGCTGATCGACTCTCAATAATTGCCCTCGCAACAACAGACTCACGTACGTCGATTTCTTTAAGATATCCTTCTAATACCCTCAGCTCTAATACTAAAGATTGAAGTCTTTCTTGTTCACTCAATAGGTATTCACCATTAAAAATTGATATTTAAAATATAAATATTCATCGATCAGACTTTGAGGATTCGGCTTAACATCGATAGCTCAGGTCCGTTCGTAAGATTTCCTACTATAGCGTTTTTTGAATTGGCTATGATACCCGAGGATACATAAGGAACACCGCTATTAATGGTCGAAGGTTCAACATCGACTTTAAGAATATCTTGAACTCTCTTAACTTCATCTTCAGAGGCATGAGGATGAATGACTGCGCCTTTATTTGTTGCAACAGCCATTGATCCGACTTGGTAGTAATCTGCTATACTCATTATATCTATTGGCACATCAAGGACATCAGCTACTAATTTGACTGAAATTTTCGGTAAAACCTCAGATAATAAAGCACCATTATCATTAACGACTATAAGGTTTCCTATCGATGTGTACTTTGTATGCACCCTACCTATAGTCAGACCAGTCTCTCTTTTTATCTCTCTTATCTCCTCATCTTCTGTAAGCCTAGAGACTAATATACCATTGTTATTCATAGCCACAAGAGGACCTATCACCCTTAAACCACTGATAGATGTTTTAACAGGTTCTACGCTTAAAAAAGAAGAGAACTTGGAAACCTTTGTTTTCGATAATCCTTTAGGAATTAAAAGAAAATTGTCATTGCATTTGGTGAACATTCCAATATTCGGATTTCGGTATATGTCTAATAGGTAAATTGCCAGTCGCCCAACAGCCTCCGTTCGTTTTCTCCAATTTTTGAGTTTACTTTTATCTTTTTTTATTCAGTAAATGTGTATTAGTTCGTTTACAAATATTAGTAAATTGACTTCAGAATTCATTTACTCTTCAGTCGGTAGAGAAATTGTTACTATTCCTTCTTTGTCTTTAACCATCTTGACGGTAATCTTTCTTGGAGGTTTTTTTATACCCCTCTCCCATATCTTTTCGTTCACTTCTTGGGATATTTTTATAATTTGGGACTTCATGTGCCTTGTCGCAAATTCTTTAATGATATTTATGCTCCTTTTCGCCCTTCTATACCTCGGTGTATTCAGAGCTCTCCCTAAAGGAATTATGTAAATCCTTTCCAGAATTTCATTCTCCGCCAAAGATATTATCACACTTTATGCCTTGAGCCTCTTCCTCCGCCACGATCTTCGCTTAGGATTTGTACGCACCTTCCTTCCCGTTTTGACTACGACCCAGGTAG
Coding sequences within it:
- a CDS encoding translation initiation factor IF-6; its protein translation is MFTKCNDNFLLIPKGLSKTKVSKFSSFLSVEPVKTSISGLRVIGPLVAMNNNGILVSRLTEDEEIREIKRETGLTIGRVHTKYTSIGNLIVVNDNGALLSEVLPKISVKLVADVLDVPIDIMSIADYYQVGSMAVATNKGAVIHPHASEDEVKRVQDILKVDVEPSTINSGVPYVSSGIIANSKNAIVGNLTNGPELSMLSRILKV
- a CDS encoding 60S ribosomal protein L31, which gives rise to MAENEILERIYIIPLGRALNTPRYRRAKRSINIIKEFATRHMKSQIIKISQEVNEKIWERGIKKPPRKITVKMVKDKEGIVTISLPTEE
- a CDS encoding 50S ribosomal protein L39e, with product MGSIKPSALKRRLMKKTKQNSPVPTWVVVKTGRKVRTNPKRRSWRRKRLKA